Proteins found in one Megalobrama amblycephala isolate DHTTF-2021 linkage group LG5, ASM1881202v1, whole genome shotgun sequence genomic segment:
- the LOC125268906 gene encoding serine/threonine-protein kinase pim-2-like isoform X1, with protein sequence MSMAHMMGERGGQAVRSADSFDGWLCPPLPGQVPVEPKETLRGLTAQGAMEASPVSESSTEKPTERRKRKRIRSFLNRPWKAMKSPFRCCCPCSDVDVVEPFVPPPDLEPEPDPEPPSPAPDLEPESDPEPPSPAPDLEPESDPEPPSPAPDHSGVKPINEKPTERRKRKRIRSFLNRLWKAMKSPFRCCCPCSDVDVVEPFVPPPDLEPEPDPEPPSPAPDLEPEPDPEPPSPAPDLEPESDPEPPSPAPDLEPESDPEPPSPAPDHSGVKPINESFESLYNVGAMLGSGGFGRVYEGTRKFDGKKVAIKQMLKIDNDRYLHIPGHPKPLVTEVALLLMMRREPICPYVIHLYEWFEHPQTFTLVMEYPEPCESLHDFIARNPRLCEPAAQLIVLQAMMALLHCLERGVFHHDIHAENFLWNKDTFRLKLIDFGCGQLFSSDGYESKIYIGAPLYCPPEVLTEPRFHAVPTNVWALGVLLYKMVNGCLPFRSRREITQAKITFHNSTLSEGNNILAVLGGRLDPKPEVQPQPDRELGARPRLSENTRDCETGTKSSSHPSHICFVLK encoded by the exons ATGTCGATGGCTCACATGATGGGTGAAAGAGGAG GTCAGGCTGTCAGGTCCGCCGACAGCTTCGATGGATGGCTGTGCCCTCCGCTGCCAGGTCAAGTTCCTGTCGAGCCAAAGGAGACGTTACGTGGCCTAACTGCCCAGGGTGCCATGGAGGCTTCTCCTGTGAGCGAGAGCTCAACAG AAAAACCTACAGAAcgcaggaagaggaaaagaaTTCGTTCTTTCCTCAACAGGCCGTGGAAGGCGATGAAGAGTCCTTTCCGGTGCTGTTGCCCCTGTAGTGATGTGGATGTTGTGGAGCCTTTTGTCCCTCCACCAGATCTGGAGCCAGAGCCTGATCCCGAGCCACCGTCACCTGCTCCAGATCTGGAGCCAGAGTCTGATCCCGAGCCGCCGTCACCTGCTCCAGATCTGGAGCCAGAGTCTGATCCCGAGCCACCGTCACCTGCTCCAGATCACTCCGGCGTCAAGCCAATTAATG AAAAACCTACAGAAcgcaggaagaggaaaagaaTTCGTTCTTTCCTCAACAGGCTGTGGAAGGCGATGAAGAGTCCTTTCCGGTGCTGTTGCCCCTGTAGTGATGTGGATGTTGTGGAGCCTTTTGTCCCTCCACCAGATCTGGAGCCAGAGCCTGATCCCGAGCCACCGTCACCTGCTCCAGATCTGGAGCCAGAGCCTGATCCCGAGCCACCGTCACCTGCTCCAGATCTGGAGCCAGAGTCTGATCCCGAGCCGCCGTCACCTGCTCCAGATCTGGAGCCAGAGTCTGATCCCGAGCCACCGTCACCTGCTCCAGATCACTCCGGCGTCAAGCCAATTAATG aGTCCTTTGAGTCTCTGTATAACGTGGGAGCGATGCTTGGATCCGGAGGATTTGGCAGGGTGTACGAGGGAACGCGCAAATTTGATGGCAAAAAG gtTGCCATCAAGCAGATGCTCAAGATTGACAACGATCGTTATCTTCATATT CCTGGGCACCCCAAACCTCTCGTTACCGAAGTGgcgctgctgctgatgatgaggCGAGAACCCATATGCCCCTACGTCATACATCTATACGAGTGGTTTGAACATCCTCAAACGTTCACTCTCGTTATGGAGTACCCGGAACCCTGCGAGAGCCTGCATGACTTCATCGCCCGTAACCCTCGACTGTGTGAACCAGCCGCACAGCTCATCGTGCTACAGGCTATGATGGCGCTACTACACTGCCTCGAGCGTGGTGTTTTTCACCATGACATCCATGCTGAGAATTTCCTGTGGAACAAAGACACGTTTCGTCTCAAGCTGATAGACTTTGGCTGCGGTCAGCTATTTAGTAGTGATGGCTACGAGAGCAAAATATACATCG GAGCACCGCTTTACTGCCCACCTGAAGTCCTGACCGAACCTCGCTTCCACGCCGTCCCAACAAATGTCTGGGCCCTAGGAGTCTTGTTGTATAAGATGGTGAACGGATGTCTTCCTTTTCGCAGTAGAAGAGAAATCACACAGGccaaaattacatttcataACTCCACATTATCCGAAG GAAATAACATACTTGCTGTCCTTGGTGGAAGACTTGACCCGAAGCCTGAAGTCCAACCCCAACCCGACAGGGAACTCGGAGCCCGTCCACGTCTGAGCGAGAACACGAGAGACTGCGAGACTGGAACCAAATCATCAAGTCATCCCAGCCACATttgctttgttttaaaatga
- the LOC125268906 gene encoding serine/threonine-protein kinase pim-2-like isoform X2: MSMAHMMGERGGQAVRSADSFDGWLCPPLPGQVPVEPKETLRGLTAQGAMEASPVSESSTEKPTERRKRKRIRSFLNRPWKAMKSPFRCCCPCSDVDVVEPFVPPPDLEPEPDPEPPSPAPDLEPESDPEPPSPAPDLEPESDPEPPSPAPDHSGVKPINEKPTERRKRKRIRSFLNRLWKAMKSPFRCCCPCSDVDVVEPFVPPPDLEPEPDPEPPSPAPDLEPEPDPEPPSPAPDLEPESDPEPPSPAPDLEPESDPEPPSPAPDHSGVKPINESFESLYNVGAMLGSGGFGRVYEGTRKFDGKKVAIKQMLKIDNDRYLHIPGHPKPLVTEVALLLMMRREPICPYVIHLYEWFEHPQTFTLVMEYPEPCESLHDFIARNPRLCEPAAQLIVLQAMMALLHCLERGVFHHDIHAENFLWNKDTFRLKLIDFGCGQLFSSDGYESKIYIGAPLYCPPEVLTEPRFHAVPTNVWALGVLLYKMVNGCLPFRSRREITQAKITFHNSTLSEECADLISQCLARDPTKRPTLEQMFQHEWITSDLDWGSSGDSVCL, encoded by the exons ATGTCGATGGCTCACATGATGGGTGAAAGAGGAG GTCAGGCTGTCAGGTCCGCCGACAGCTTCGATGGATGGCTGTGCCCTCCGCTGCCAGGTCAAGTTCCTGTCGAGCCAAAGGAGACGTTACGTGGCCTAACTGCCCAGGGTGCCATGGAGGCTTCTCCTGTGAGCGAGAGCTCAACAG AAAAACCTACAGAAcgcaggaagaggaaaagaaTTCGTTCTTTCCTCAACAGGCCGTGGAAGGCGATGAAGAGTCCTTTCCGGTGCTGTTGCCCCTGTAGTGATGTGGATGTTGTGGAGCCTTTTGTCCCTCCACCAGATCTGGAGCCAGAGCCTGATCCCGAGCCACCGTCACCTGCTCCAGATCTGGAGCCAGAGTCTGATCCCGAGCCGCCGTCACCTGCTCCAGATCTGGAGCCAGAGTCTGATCCCGAGCCACCGTCACCTGCTCCAGATCACTCCGGCGTCAAGCCAATTAATG AAAAACCTACAGAAcgcaggaagaggaaaagaaTTCGTTCTTTCCTCAACAGGCTGTGGAAGGCGATGAAGAGTCCTTTCCGGTGCTGTTGCCCCTGTAGTGATGTGGATGTTGTGGAGCCTTTTGTCCCTCCACCAGATCTGGAGCCAGAGCCTGATCCCGAGCCACCGTCACCTGCTCCAGATCTGGAGCCAGAGCCTGATCCCGAGCCACCGTCACCTGCTCCAGATCTGGAGCCAGAGTCTGATCCCGAGCCGCCGTCACCTGCTCCAGATCTGGAGCCAGAGTCTGATCCCGAGCCACCGTCACCTGCTCCAGATCACTCCGGCGTCAAGCCAATTAATG aGTCCTTTGAGTCTCTGTATAACGTGGGAGCGATGCTTGGATCCGGAGGATTTGGCAGGGTGTACGAGGGAACGCGCAAATTTGATGGCAAAAAG gtTGCCATCAAGCAGATGCTCAAGATTGACAACGATCGTTATCTTCATATT CCTGGGCACCCCAAACCTCTCGTTACCGAAGTGgcgctgctgctgatgatgaggCGAGAACCCATATGCCCCTACGTCATACATCTATACGAGTGGTTTGAACATCCTCAAACGTTCACTCTCGTTATGGAGTACCCGGAACCCTGCGAGAGCCTGCATGACTTCATCGCCCGTAACCCTCGACTGTGTGAACCAGCCGCACAGCTCATCGTGCTACAGGCTATGATGGCGCTACTACACTGCCTCGAGCGTGGTGTTTTTCACCATGACATCCATGCTGAGAATTTCCTGTGGAACAAAGACACGTTTCGTCTCAAGCTGATAGACTTTGGCTGCGGTCAGCTATTTAGTAGTGATGGCTACGAGAGCAAAATATACATCG GAGCACCGCTTTACTGCCCACCTGAAGTCCTGACCGAACCTCGCTTCCACGCCGTCCCAACAAATGTCTGGGCCCTAGGAGTCTTGTTGTATAAGATGGTGAACGGATGTCTTCCTTTTCGCAGTAGAAGAGAAATCACACAGGccaaaattacatttcataACTCCACATTATCCGAAG AATGTGCAGATCTGATTAGCCAGTGCCTAGCCCGGGATCCCACTAAACGGCCGACGTTAGAGCAGATGTTTCAGCATGAATGGATTACAAGTGATCTAGATTGGGGAAGTTCAGGAGATTCAGTCTGTCTGTGA
- the LOC125268906 gene encoding serine/threonine-protein kinase pim-2-like isoform X3: protein MSMAHMMGERGGQAVRSADSFDGWLCPPLPGQVPVEPKETLRGLTAQGAMEASPVSESSTEKPTERRKRKRIRSFLNRPWKAMKSPFRCCCPCSDVDVVEPFVPPPDLEPESDPEPPSPAPDLEPESDPEPPSPAPDHSGVKPINEKPTERRKRKRIRSFLNRLWKAMKSPFRCCCPCSDVDVVEPFVPPPDLEPEPDPEPPSPAPDLEPEPDPEPPSPAPDLEPESDPEPPSPAPDLEPESDPEPPSPAPDHSGVKPINESFESLYNVGAMLGSGGFGRVYEGTRKFDGKKVAIKQMLKIDNDRYLHIPGHPKPLVTEVALLLMMRREPICPYVIHLYEWFEHPQTFTLVMEYPEPCESLHDFIARNPRLCEPAAQLIVLQAMMALLHCLERGVFHHDIHAENFLWNKDTFRLKLIDFGCGQLFSSDGYESKIYIGAPLYCPPEVLTEPRFHAVPTNVWALGVLLYKMVNGCLPFRSRREITQAKITFHNSTLSEGNNILAVLGGRLDPKPEVQPQPDRELGARPRLSENTRDCETGTKSSSHPSHICFVLK from the exons ATGTCGATGGCTCACATGATGGGTGAAAGAGGAG GTCAGGCTGTCAGGTCCGCCGACAGCTTCGATGGATGGCTGTGCCCTCCGCTGCCAGGTCAAGTTCCTGTCGAGCCAAAGGAGACGTTACGTGGCCTAACTGCCCAGGGTGCCATGGAGGCTTCTCCTGTGAGCGAGAGCTCAACAG AAAAACCTACAGAAcgcaggaagaggaaaagaaTTCGTTCTTTCCTCAACAGGCCGTGGAAGGCGATGAAGAGTCCTTTCCGGTGCTGTTGCCCCTGTAGTGATGTGGATGTTGTGGAGCCTTTTGTCCCTCCACCAG ATCTGGAGCCAGAGTCTGATCCCGAGCCGCCGTCACCTGCTCCAGATCTGGAGCCAGAGTCTGATCCCGAGCCACCGTCACCTGCTCCAGATCACTCCGGCGTCAAGCCAATTAATG AAAAACCTACAGAAcgcaggaagaggaaaagaaTTCGTTCTTTCCTCAACAGGCTGTGGAAGGCGATGAAGAGTCCTTTCCGGTGCTGTTGCCCCTGTAGTGATGTGGATGTTGTGGAGCCTTTTGTCCCTCCACCAGATCTGGAGCCAGAGCCTGATCCCGAGCCACCGTCACCTGCTCCAGATCTGGAGCCAGAGCCTGATCCCGAGCCACCGTCACCTGCTCCAGATCTGGAGCCAGAGTCTGATCCCGAGCCGCCGTCACCTGCTCCAGATCTGGAGCCAGAGTCTGATCCCGAGCCACCGTCACCTGCTCCAGATCACTCCGGCGTCAAGCCAATTAATG aGTCCTTTGAGTCTCTGTATAACGTGGGAGCGATGCTTGGATCCGGAGGATTTGGCAGGGTGTACGAGGGAACGCGCAAATTTGATGGCAAAAAG gtTGCCATCAAGCAGATGCTCAAGATTGACAACGATCGTTATCTTCATATT CCTGGGCACCCCAAACCTCTCGTTACCGAAGTGgcgctgctgctgatgatgaggCGAGAACCCATATGCCCCTACGTCATACATCTATACGAGTGGTTTGAACATCCTCAAACGTTCACTCTCGTTATGGAGTACCCGGAACCCTGCGAGAGCCTGCATGACTTCATCGCCCGTAACCCTCGACTGTGTGAACCAGCCGCACAGCTCATCGTGCTACAGGCTATGATGGCGCTACTACACTGCCTCGAGCGTGGTGTTTTTCACCATGACATCCATGCTGAGAATTTCCTGTGGAACAAAGACACGTTTCGTCTCAAGCTGATAGACTTTGGCTGCGGTCAGCTATTTAGTAGTGATGGCTACGAGAGCAAAATATACATCG GAGCACCGCTTTACTGCCCACCTGAAGTCCTGACCGAACCTCGCTTCCACGCCGTCCCAACAAATGTCTGGGCCCTAGGAGTCTTGTTGTATAAGATGGTGAACGGATGTCTTCCTTTTCGCAGTAGAAGAGAAATCACACAGGccaaaattacatttcataACTCCACATTATCCGAAG GAAATAACATACTTGCTGTCCTTGGTGGAAGACTTGACCCGAAGCCTGAAGTCCAACCCCAACCCGACAGGGAACTCGGAGCCCGTCCACGTCTGAGCGAGAACACGAGAGACTGCGAGACTGGAACCAAATCATCAAGTCATCCCAGCCACATttgctttgttttaaaatga
- the LOC125268906 gene encoding serine/threonine-protein kinase pim-3-like isoform X4 codes for MSMAHMMGERGGQAVRSADSFDGWLCPPLPGQVPVEPKETLRGLTAQGAMEASPVSESSTEKPTERRKRKRIRSFLNRPWKAMKSPFRCCCPCSDVDVVEPFVPPPDLEPEPDPEPPSPAPDLEPESDPEPPSPAPDLEPESDPEPPSPAPDHSGVKPINEKPTERRKRKRIRSFLNRLWKAMKSPFRCCCPCSDVDVVEPFVPPPDLEPEPDPEPPSPAPDHSGVKPINESFESLYNVGAMLGSGGFGRVYEGTRKFDGKKVAIKQMLKIDNDRYLHIPGHPKPLVTEVALLLMMRREPICPYVIHLYEWFEHPQTFTLVMEYPEPCESLHDFIARNPRLCEPAAQLIVLQAMMALLHCLERGVFHHDIHAENFLWNKDTFRLKLIDFGCGQLFSSDGYESKIYIGAPLYCPPEVLTEPRFHAVPTNVWALGVLLYKMVNGCLPFRSRREITQAKITFHNSTLSEGNNILAVLGGRLDPKPEVQPQPDRELGARPRLSENTRDCETGTKSSSHPSHICFVLK; via the exons ATGTCGATGGCTCACATGATGGGTGAAAGAGGAG GTCAGGCTGTCAGGTCCGCCGACAGCTTCGATGGATGGCTGTGCCCTCCGCTGCCAGGTCAAGTTCCTGTCGAGCCAAAGGAGACGTTACGTGGCCTAACTGCCCAGGGTGCCATGGAGGCTTCTCCTGTGAGCGAGAGCTCAACAG AAAAACCTACAGAAcgcaggaagaggaaaagaaTTCGTTCTTTCCTCAACAGGCCGTGGAAGGCGATGAAGAGTCCTTTCCGGTGCTGTTGCCCCTGTAGTGATGTGGATGTTGTGGAGCCTTTTGTCCCTCCACCAGATCTGGAGCCAGAGCCTGATCCCGAGCCACCGTCACCTGCTCCAGATCTGGAGCCAGAGTCTGATCCCGAGCCGCCGTCACCTGCTCCAGATCTGGAGCCAGAGTCTGATCCCGAGCCACCGTCACCTGCTCCAGATCACTCCGGCGTCAAGCCAATTAATG AAAAACCTACAGAAcgcaggaagaggaaaagaaTTCGTTCTTTCCTCAACAGGCTGTGGAAGGCGATGAAGAGTCCTTTCCGGTGCTGTTGCCCCTGTAGTGATGTGGATGTTGTGGAGCCTTTTGTCCCTCCACCAGATCTGGAGCCAGAGCCTGATCCCGAGCCACCGTCACCTGCTCCAG ATCACTCCGGCGTCAAGCCAATTAATG aGTCCTTTGAGTCTCTGTATAACGTGGGAGCGATGCTTGGATCCGGAGGATTTGGCAGGGTGTACGAGGGAACGCGCAAATTTGATGGCAAAAAG gtTGCCATCAAGCAGATGCTCAAGATTGACAACGATCGTTATCTTCATATT CCTGGGCACCCCAAACCTCTCGTTACCGAAGTGgcgctgctgctgatgatgaggCGAGAACCCATATGCCCCTACGTCATACATCTATACGAGTGGTTTGAACATCCTCAAACGTTCACTCTCGTTATGGAGTACCCGGAACCCTGCGAGAGCCTGCATGACTTCATCGCCCGTAACCCTCGACTGTGTGAACCAGCCGCACAGCTCATCGTGCTACAGGCTATGATGGCGCTACTACACTGCCTCGAGCGTGGTGTTTTTCACCATGACATCCATGCTGAGAATTTCCTGTGGAACAAAGACACGTTTCGTCTCAAGCTGATAGACTTTGGCTGCGGTCAGCTATTTAGTAGTGATGGCTACGAGAGCAAAATATACATCG GAGCACCGCTTTACTGCCCACCTGAAGTCCTGACCGAACCTCGCTTCCACGCCGTCCCAACAAATGTCTGGGCCCTAGGAGTCTTGTTGTATAAGATGGTGAACGGATGTCTTCCTTTTCGCAGTAGAAGAGAAATCACACAGGccaaaattacatttcataACTCCACATTATCCGAAG GAAATAACATACTTGCTGTCCTTGGTGGAAGACTTGACCCGAAGCCTGAAGTCCAACCCCAACCCGACAGGGAACTCGGAGCCCGTCCACGTCTGAGCGAGAACACGAGAGACTGCGAGACTGGAACCAAATCATCAAGTCATCCCAGCCACATttgctttgttttaaaatga